A genomic segment from Phragmites australis chromosome 6, lpPhrAust1.1, whole genome shotgun sequence encodes:
- the LOC133921632 gene encoding protein ROLLING AND ERECT LEAF 2-like, protein MGAASSREGDAARAAAREHTKRCRERRRVLREAVRLRRHLAASHAAYLRSLGVVASTLTRFAVGEPIPVSDHTPPAVLVHRPLPPSSPPPLLRAIERQREEQDAGFVADVGAAATRTEGGGEGGEELRMVVRHHSLAEVAAGLEEYFVKASVAGDAVSSLLEISSAEFKGGSNSFLGALCCLSAPSVAHDRVDSMNGRQRHSSTLQQLLAWEKKLYKDVKAREHLQIKHDKMLAELRDQEYSRKIDVDIHKLKAAWVRARAQLAAASQAVDASSSAIAELCNTHLARQLLGLCHATLDMWKVMRQHHEAQSLITQQLRGLSSLTSMEPTTEIHHDATRALEAAMNVWCVAMGHMTKHQRDYVHAIHGWLKLTLTPINGVEASPVAAELTAFVDRWGKALDRVHCVDALKSMKNFSGAARALYALQSNELRVARRVRQYSRELDRKSRMLRQVEKSYYDSYAPAGISLWHWGRAWREDHMQARDTHNEVAQRREEIAACRKTVEDEMRRHAKAIDATRSATVSSVQGKLPAVFQAMAAFSTSLAHALEAVCRAPQNTHAQ, encoded by the exons ATGGGCGCCGCCTCGTCGCGCGAGGGGGACGCGGCCCgtgcggccgcgcgggagcacaCGAAGCGGTGCCGCGAGCGCCGGCGGGTCTTGAGGGAGGCCGTGCGGCTGCGCCGGCACCTCGCGGCCTCGCACGCCGCGTACCTCAGGTCGCTCGGCGTCGTCGCGTCCACGCTCACGCGCTTCGCGGTCGGCGAGCCGATCCCCGTGTCCGACCACACCCCGCCCGCGGTGCTGGTGCACCGCCCGCTCCcaccctcctcgccgccgccgctcctccgTGCCATCGAGCGACAGCGCGAGGAGCAGGACGCCGGTTTTGTTGCTGACGTTGGCGCGGCGGCCACGCGAACCGAAGGTGGGGGCGAGGGCGGCGAGGAGCTGAGGATGGTGGTGAGGCACCACAGCCTCGCGGAGGTCGCGGCGGGGTTGGAGGAGTACTTCGTCAAGGCAAGCGTCGCCGGCGACGCTGTGTCGAGCCTACTCGAGATCAGCAGCGCCGAGTTCAAAG gTGGCTCGAACAGCTTCTTGGGCGCGCTCTGCTGCCTCTCGGCGCCATCGGTTGCACACGACCGCGTCGACAGCATGAACGGCCGGCAGAGGCACAGCTCCACCTTGCAGCAGCTCCTGGCATGGGAGAAGAAGCTGTACAAGGATGTCAAG GCGAGAGAGCACCTGCAGATCAAGCACGACAAGATGCTCGCTGAGCTGCGGGACCAGGAGTACAGCCGGAAGATCGACGTCGACATCCATAAGCTCAAGGCCGCGTGGGTCAGGGCGCGCGCGCAGCTCGCGGCCGCCTCCCAGGCCGTGGACGCGAGCTCGTCCGCCATCGCCGAGCTCTGCAACACCCACCTCGCGCGGCAGTTGCTCGGGCTCTGCCACGCCACGCTCGACATGTGGAAGGTGATGCGCCAGCACCACGAGGCGCAGAGCCTGATCACGCAGCAGCTGCGCGGGCTGAGCAGCCTGACATCCATGGAGCCCACGACGGAGATCCACCATGATGCCACGCGGGCGCTCGAGGCCGCCATGAATGTCTGGTGCGTGGCGATGGGCCACATGACCAAGCACCAGCGCGACTACGTCCACGCCATTCACGGCTGGCTCAAGCTGACGCTGACGCCAATAAACGGCGTCGAGGCCTCCCCCGTGGCAGCCGAGCTCACCGCCTTCGTCGACCGGTGGGGAAAGGCGCTCGACCGCGTGCATTGCGTCGACGCGCTGAAATCGATGAAGAACTTCTCCGGCGCCGCCCGCGCGCTCTACGCGCTCCAGAGCAACGAGCTGCGGGTGGCGCGGCGCGTGAGGCAGTACTCCCGAGAGCTCGACCGAAAGTCCCGCATGCTGCGCCAGGTCGAGAAGAGCTACTACGACTCTTACGCGCCCGCGGGCATCTCGCTGTGGCACTGGGGGAGGGCCTGGAGGGAGGACCACATGCAGGCGCGCGACACACACAATGAGGTGGCGCAGCGGAGGGAGGAGATCGCCGCGTGCCGGAAGACGGTGGAGGACGAGATGCGAAGGCACGCGAAGGCGATCGACGCGACGAGGTCGGCGACGGTCAGCAGCGTGCAGGGGAAGTTGCCCGCCGTGTTCCAGGCGATGGCCGCGTTCTCGACGTCGCTTGCGCATGCGCTGGAGGCTGTGTGCAGGGCGCCGCAAAATACCCATGCACAGTAG
- the LOC133921633 gene encoding ubiquitin carboxyl-terminal hydrolase 3-like, producing the protein MGYCPARFPSARRVAARAYSVRNLPAPPLSLHRTAPRRITKPRTNTAAPPHSPPPAAAPSHSLASSRSPLPPRAEKMGKRWIPLEANPDVMNQFMWGLGVPEGDSQFCDVYGLDDELLAMVPQPVLAVLFLYPLTSLDEEEEESGASGTLSAGGKDLSEKVYFTKQTVGNACGTVGVIHAIGNATSQIKLVEGSYFEKFYKQTADMDPVQRAAFLEEDNEMEDAHSVAASAGDTDANVDVNEHFVCFSCVDGELYELDGRKSQPISHGPSSPSTLLQDAAKVIKARIAENPNSMNFNVMALSKN; encoded by the exons ATGGGCTACTGCCCGGCCCGCTTCCCGTCCGCGCGCCGCGTAGCCGCACGGGCGTACAGCGTACGCAACCTGCCTGCGCCCCCGCTTTCGCTTCACCGCACCGCGCCGCGCCGCATCACAAAGCCCCGCACCAACACAGCAGCCCCACCTCATTCGCCTCCGCCCGCCGCTGCACCTTCCCATTCTCTCGCCAGCTCCcgctctcctcttcctccgcgCGCCGAGAAGATGGGGAAGCGGTGGATCCCCCTCGAGGCAAACCCCGACGTCATGAACCAG TTCATGTGGGGACTGGGAGTCCCCGAGGGGGACTCGCAGTTCTGCGACGTCTACGGCCTCGACGACGAGCTGCTCGCCATGGTGCCCCAACCAGTGCTCGCCGTCCTCTTCCTCTACCCCCTCACCTCCCTG gacgaggaggaggaggaatccGGCGCTTCTGGCACATTGTCCGCAGGAGGCAAG GATTTGAGCGAGAAGGTATACTTTACAAAGCAGACTGTTGGCAACGCTTGTGGAACAGTTGGTGTTATTCATGCAATAGGGAACGCCACATCTCAAATCAAGCTAG TTGAGGGGTCCTATTTTGAGAAGTTTTATAAGCAAACGGCTGATATGGATCCAGTCCAG CGTGCTGCCTTCCTTGAGGAGGACAATGAGATGGAGGATGCTCATTCTGTTGCTGCGTCTGCTGGTGACACTGAT GCAAATGTTGATGTGAATGAACATTTTGTATGTTTCTCCTGTGTTGATG GTGAACTTTATGAGCTTGATGGacgaaaatcacaacccatatcTCATGGCCCTTCATCACCTAGTACCTTGTTGCAG GATGCTGCAAAAGTCATCAAAGCCAGAATTGCGGAGAACCCTAACTCAATGAACTTCAACGTCATGGCTCTGTCAAAGAACTGA
- the LOC133921634 gene encoding probable enoyl-CoA hydratase 2, mitochondrial isoform X1, producing MRCLRGLLAVSGHLAGRHVPATTASASPHSALFVRALQILAQAGPVRLQKLSAPDSGIVEVRLERPEAKNAIGKEMIQGLRSAIEEVEADATANVALVLSSLPKVFCAGADLKERRLMGPSEVREFVNSLRSTFSSFEALSIPTIAVVEGVAFGGGLELALSCDLRICGEDAKFSLPETGLAIIPGAGGTQRLPRIVGRSRAKELIFTGRRFDAMEAVTMGVVNYLVPAGEAYQKALELAREINQKGPLAIKMAKKAINEGVEVDMSSALAVEEECYEQVLHTQDRLEGLAAFAEKRKPVYTGK from the exons ATGCGCTGTCTCCGGGGCCTCCTCGCCGTCTCCGGCCACCTCGCCGGCCGCCACGTGCCTGCGACCACCGCCTCAGCCTCCCCCCACAGCGCTCTCTTCGTTCGTGCCCTCCAAATCCTCGCCCAGGCGGGACCCGTCCGGCTCCAGAAGCTCTCGGCGCCAGACTCCG GGATCGTGGAGGTCAGGCTGGAGCGGCCGGAGGCGAAGAACGCCATAGGGAAGGAGATGATCCAGGGGCTGCGGAGCGCGAtcgaggaggtggaggccgaCGCGACCGCGAACGTCGCCTTGGTATTGAGCTCCTTGCCAAAGGTTTTCTGCGCGGGCGCTGACCTCAAG GAAAGGAGGTTAATGGGCCCTAGTGAAGTTCGGGAATTTGTTAATTCCTTAAGATCTACATTCTCATCCTTTGAG GCATTGTCCATTCCAACGATCGCTGTTGTTGAAGGAGTTGCTTTTGGTGGTGGGTTGGAATTGGCTCTTTCATGCGATCTTCGCATATGTG GGGAGGATGCAAAATTCAGCTTGCCAGAGACTGGCCTTGCTATTATTCCTGG AGCTGGGGGAACACAGCGCCTTCCTAGGATTGTTGGGAGGTCCAGAGCAAAGGAACTAATATTCACTGGTCGTAGATTCGATGCAATGGAAGCGGTGACTATGG GAGTAGTAAACTACCTTGTTCCTGCTGGCGAAGCTTATCAAAAAGCTCTTGAACTTGCACGGGAGATAAATCAGAAA GGCCCGTTAGCAATAAAAATGGCCAAGAAGGCCATCAATGAAGGGGTAGAGGTAGACATGTCCTCTGCACTGGCTGTTGAAGAAGAATGCTATGAGCAAGTCCTGCATACTCAGGATCGTCTTGAAGGTCTAGCTGCATTTGCCGAGAAAAGAAAACCTGTATACACAGGAAAGTAG
- the LOC133921634 gene encoding probable enoyl-CoA hydratase 2, mitochondrial isoform X2, which produces MIQGLRSAIEEVEADATANVALVLSSLPKVFCAGADLKERRLMGPSEVREFVNSLRSTFSSFEALSIPTIAVVEGVAFGGGLELALSCDLRICGEDAKFSLPETGLAIIPGAGGTQRLPRIVGRSRAKELIFTGRRFDAMEAVTMGVVNYLVPAGEAYQKALELAREINQKGPLAIKMAKKAINEGVEVDMSSALAVEEECYEQVLHTQDRLEGLAAFAEKRKPVYTGK; this is translated from the exons ATGATCCAGGGGCTGCGGAGCGCGAtcgaggaggtggaggccgaCGCGACCGCGAACGTCGCCTTGGTATTGAGCTCCTTGCCAAAGGTTTTCTGCGCGGGCGCTGACCTCAAG GAAAGGAGGTTAATGGGCCCTAGTGAAGTTCGGGAATTTGTTAATTCCTTAAGATCTACATTCTCATCCTTTGAG GCATTGTCCATTCCAACGATCGCTGTTGTTGAAGGAGTTGCTTTTGGTGGTGGGTTGGAATTGGCTCTTTCATGCGATCTTCGCATATGTG GGGAGGATGCAAAATTCAGCTTGCCAGAGACTGGCCTTGCTATTATTCCTGG AGCTGGGGGAACACAGCGCCTTCCTAGGATTGTTGGGAGGTCCAGAGCAAAGGAACTAATATTCACTGGTCGTAGATTCGATGCAATGGAAGCGGTGACTATGG GAGTAGTAAACTACCTTGTTCCTGCTGGCGAAGCTTATCAAAAAGCTCTTGAACTTGCACGGGAGATAAATCAGAAA GGCCCGTTAGCAATAAAAATGGCCAAGAAGGCCATCAATGAAGGGGTAGAGGTAGACATGTCCTCTGCACTGGCTGTTGAAGAAGAATGCTATGAGCAAGTCCTGCATACTCAGGATCGTCTTGAAGGTCTAGCTGCATTTGCCGAGAAAAGAAAACCTGTATACACAGGAAAGTAG
- the LOC133921637 gene encoding probable enoyl-CoA hydratase 2, mitochondrial isoform X1, with product MRSSRGLLAVSGHLAGHHAPATSTSTTAHHSLFARTFQILAQPEPVRLQKLSAPDSGIVELRLERPEAKNAINWDVMRRLLSAIEKIEADATAKVVLVASSVRGAFCAGADLKERRLMSSSEVREYASSLRSTFSSFEALPIPTIAVIEGAALGGGLELALSCDLRICGENAKLGLPETGLAIIPGAGGTQRLPRMVGRSRAKELIFTGRRCDATEAVMMGLANYCVPEGEAYQKALDIAREITQKGPLGIRMAKKAIDQGTEVADMCSALAVEGECYEQLLHTKDCLEGLAAFAEKRKPGYTGK from the exons ATGCGCAGCTCGCGTGGCCTCCTCGCCGTCTCCGGCCACCTTGCCGGCCACCACGCTCCGGCGACCTCCACATCCACCACCGCCCACCACTCCCTGTTCGCACGCACCTTCCAAATCCTAGCCCAGCCGGAGCCCGTCCGCCTCCAGAAGCTCTCCGCACCTGACTCCG GGATCGTAGAGCTGAGGCTTGAGCGCCCGGAGGCCAAGAACGCCATCAACTGGGATGTGATGAGGAGGCTACTGAGCGCGATAGAGAAGATTGAGGCCGACGCGACGGCGAAGGTCGTCCTGGTTGCGAGCTCCGTGCGGGGGGCTTTCTGCGCAGGCGCCGATCTCAAG GAAAGGAGGCTAATGAGCTCTTCTGAAGTTCGAGAGTATGCTAGTTCCTTAAGGTCTACATTCTCGTCATTTGAG GCACTCCCTATTCCAACAATTGCTGTCATTGAAGGAGCTGCTTTGGGTGGTGGGCTAGAACTGGCTCTTTCATGCGATCTACGCATATGTG GGGAAAATGCGAAACTTGGACTGCCAGAAACAGGCCTTGCTATTATACCTGG AGCTGGGGGCACACAGCGTCTTCCTAGGATGGTAGGGAGGTCCAGAGCAAAGGAACTGATATTCACTGGCCGTAGATGTGATGCAACTGAAGCTGTAATGATGG GACTAGCAAACTATTGCGTTCCAGAAGGGGAGGCTTATCAAAAAGCTCTTGACATTGCCCGTGAGATAACTCAGAAA GGTCCCTTGGGGATAAGAATGGCGAAGAAGGCTATCGATCAGGGGACGGAGGTGGCCGACATGTGCTCGGCATTGGCTGTCGAAGGGGAATGCTACGAGCAGCTGCTGCACACGAAGGATTGCCTTGAAGGCCTGGCTGCATTTGCGGAGAAAAGGAAACCTGGATACACAGGGAAGTAG
- the LOC133921637 gene encoding probable enoyl-CoA hydratase 2, mitochondrial isoform X2 has protein sequence MRSSRGLLAVSGHLAGHHAPATSTSTTAHHSLFARTFQILAQPEPVRLQKLSAPDSGIVELRLERPEAKNAINWDVMRRLLSAIEKIEADATAKVVLVASSVRGAFCAGADLKALPIPTIAVIEGAALGGGLELALSCDLRICGENAKLGLPETGLAIIPGAGGTQRLPRMVGRSRAKELIFTGRRCDATEAVMMGLANYCVPEGEAYQKALDIAREITQKGPLGIRMAKKAIDQGTEVADMCSALAVEGECYEQLLHTKDCLEGLAAFAEKRKPGYTGK, from the exons ATGCGCAGCTCGCGTGGCCTCCTCGCCGTCTCCGGCCACCTTGCCGGCCACCACGCTCCGGCGACCTCCACATCCACCACCGCCCACCACTCCCTGTTCGCACGCACCTTCCAAATCCTAGCCCAGCCGGAGCCCGTCCGCCTCCAGAAGCTCTCCGCACCTGACTCCG GGATCGTAGAGCTGAGGCTTGAGCGCCCGGAGGCCAAGAACGCCATCAACTGGGATGTGATGAGGAGGCTACTGAGCGCGATAGAGAAGATTGAGGCCGACGCGACGGCGAAGGTCGTCCTGGTTGCGAGCTCCGTGCGGGGGGCTTTCTGCGCAGGCGCCGATCTCAAG GCACTCCCTATTCCAACAATTGCTGTCATTGAAGGAGCTGCTTTGGGTGGTGGGCTAGAACTGGCTCTTTCATGCGATCTACGCATATGTG GGGAAAATGCGAAACTTGGACTGCCAGAAACAGGCCTTGCTATTATACCTGG AGCTGGGGGCACACAGCGTCTTCCTAGGATGGTAGGGAGGTCCAGAGCAAAGGAACTGATATTCACTGGCCGTAGATGTGATGCAACTGAAGCTGTAATGATGG GACTAGCAAACTATTGCGTTCCAGAAGGGGAGGCTTATCAAAAAGCTCTTGACATTGCCCGTGAGATAACTCAGAAA GGTCCCTTGGGGATAAGAATGGCGAAGAAGGCTATCGATCAGGGGACGGAGGTGGCCGACATGTGCTCGGCATTGGCTGTCGAAGGGGAATGCTACGAGCAGCTGCTGCACACGAAGGATTGCCTTGAAGGCCTGGCTGCATTTGCGGAGAAAAGGAAACCTGGATACACAGGGAAGTAG
- the LOC133921636 gene encoding phospholipase A1-Ibeta2, chloroplastic-like — MTIAAVVSAPTTSPVPGHVVPRHAPPSVQPRTSPRREPSPLNPSTQGQALRSASPGGSSAATDGARAHIANLDRVLGKPPQVPRLASHAAAKQEEDSEQEPLNVRHGLLNALNLSFFVPMPGMRARTTADEHMSPRSLMHMQQLLSADSPRASPRCTIAPKWRSLHGEGGWAGLLDPLDSDLRRELLRYGDFVQAAYQAFHSLPTASARHRGLMLPDRSYRPTRSLFATSALSMPPWAKRPNTPEWLTQQSNWIGYVSVCESEREVARMGRRDIAIVLRGTATCLEWAENLRTSLVPLDGESSDGPDRGAEEPKVARGFLSLYKTEGEKVKSLSAEVMDEVRRLMEKYKGEELSITVVGHSLGSALALLVADEVATSIPDAPPVAVVSFGGPKVGNAAFVDRLSKSGKVNVLRIVNAGDVVTKVPGVAPRLPHKKEQYQHVGAELRIDSKNSPCLRPDAGPACRHDLEAYLHLIDGFTGTGRPFRHDARRSVIRLLQLQRGNVKKEYVNRARELSVDPAAPADVGRSMTYGNCAVASPSS, encoded by the coding sequence ATGACAATTGCCGCCGTGGTGTCCGCGCCCACGACCTCGCCGGTGCCCGGGCACGTCGTGCCGCGCCACGCCCCCCCCTCGGTCCAGCCTCGCACGTCGCCGCGCCGGGAGCCGTCGCCGCTGAACCCGAGCACGCAGGGACAGGCGCTGCGCTCGGCCAGCCCCGGGGGATCGTCTGCGGCGACGGATGGCGCCAGGGCTCACATCGCCAACcttgaccgggtgctcgggaaaCCGCCGCAGGTGCCAAGGCTGGCGAGCCACGCCGCAGCCAAGCAGGAGGAGGACAGCGAGCAGGAGCCACTCAACGTCAGGCACGGCCTGCTCAACGCGCTGAACCTGTCCTTCTTCGTGCCCATGCCCGGGATGAGGGCACGCACCACGGCCGATGAGCACATGTCGCCGCGCAGCCTCATGCACATGCAGCAGCTGCTCTCAGCCGACTCCCCGCGCGCGTCACCGAGGTGCACCATCGCGCCGAAGTGGCGCAGCCTCCACGGGGAAGGAGGGTGGGCCGGCCTCCTCGACCCGCTCGACTCCGACCTCCGCCGCGAGCTCCTCCGCTACGGCGACTTCGTGCAGGCTGCGTACCAGGCCTTCCACTCGCTGCCCACGGCGTCGGCGAGGCACCGTGGGCTCATGCTCCCCGACCGCTCCTACCGCCCCACGCGCAGCCTCTTCGCCACTTCCGCGCTCTCCATGCCGCCGTGGGCCAAGCGCCCCAACACGCCTGAGTGGCTCACGCAGCAGTCCAACTGGATCGGCTACGTCTCCGTGTGCGAGTCCGAGAGGGAGGTCGCCCGCATGGGCCGCCGCGACATCGCCATCGTGCTGCGCGGCACGGCCACCTGCCTCGAGTGGGCCGAGAACCTCCGCACCTCGCTGGTGCCCCTCGACGGCGAGAGCAGCGACGGGCCGGACAGGGGAGCGGAAGAGCCGAAGGTGGCGCGGGGGTTCTTGAGCCTGTACAAGACGGAAGGGGAGAAGGTGAAGAGCCTCTCGGCCGAGGTGATGGACGAGGTCCGGCGCCTGATGGAGAAGTACAAGGGCGAGGAGCTCAGCATCACAGTTGTCGGCCACAGCCTCGGCTCCGCTCTGGCGCTCCTCGTCGCCGACGAGGTCGCCACGTCCATCCCTGACGCGCCGCCCGTCGCCGTGGTCTCCTTCGGTGGGCCCAAGGTGGGCAACGCCGCGTTCGTGGACAGGCTGAGCAAGAGCGGCAAGGTCAACGTTCTACGCATCGTGAACGCCGGCGACGTGGTCACCAAGGTGCCCGGGGTGGCGCCGCGGCTGCCGCACAAGAAGGAGCAGTACCAGCACGTGGGCGCGGAGCTGCGCATCGACAGCAAGAACTCGCCGTGCCTCCGCCCGGACGCGGGGCCCGCGTGCCGGCACGACCTGGAGGCGTACCTGCACCTCATCGACGGGTTCACGGGGACGGGGCGCCCGTTCCGGCACGACGCGCGGCGCAGCGTGATCCGGCTGCTGCAACTGCAGAGGGGCAACGTCAAGAAGGAGTACGTGAACCGGGCGCGAGAGCTCAGCGTCGACCCCGCCGCGCCGGCGGACGTTGGCCGGAGCATGACCTACGGCAACTGCGCCGTCGCGAGCCCCTCCTCGTGA